A genomic window from Triticum urartu cultivar G1812 chromosome 7, Tu2.1, whole genome shotgun sequence includes:
- the LOC125520659 gene encoding probable carbohydrate esterase At4g34215, with translation MEPAAATMLSRPRVLPILLAVFALLAAAVTVSARGGAERAPTLVFILAGQSNMGGRGGATVGNRWDGVVPPECAPSPRTLRLSPSLRWEEAREPLHAGVDAGNVVGVGPGMPFAHALLRSPACPRGAVVGLVPCAQGGTPIANWSRGTEMYERMVTRARVAGAGTGRIAALLWFQGEADTLRREDALAYAGRMEAFVRDVRRDLALPNLLVIQVGIATAQWQGNKQGKWLDLVRKQQRAVRVANLKYVDAMGLPLANDITHLTTQAQVRLGKMLADAYIATL, from the exons ATGGAGCCAGCGGCGGCGACGATGCTCTCACGACCGCGAGTGTTGCCCATTCTGCTGGCCGTGTTCGCGCTGCTCGCGGCGGCCGTGACGGTGAGCGCGCGCGGGGGCGCGGAGAGGGCGCCGACGCTGGTGTTCATCCTGGCGGGGCAGTCCAACATGGGCGGCCGGGGCGGCGCCACGGTCGGCAACCGCTGGGACGGCGTGGTGCCGCCCGAGTGCGCGCCGTCCCCGCGGACGCTGCGCCTCTCCCCGTCCCTCCGCTGGGAGGAGGCCCGCGAGCCGCTGCACGCCGGCGTGGACGCCGGCAACGTGGTGGGCGTGGGCCCCGGGATGCCGTTCGCGCACGCGCTGCTCCGCTCCCCGGCCTGCCCGCGCGGCGCCGTCGTGGGCCTCGTCCCCTGCGCGCAGGGCGGCACCCCCATCGCCAACTGGTCCCGCGGCACCGAGATGTACGAGCGCATGGTCACCCGCGCCCGCGTCGCCGGCGCCGGGACGGGGAGGATTGCGGCGTTGCTGTGGTTCCAGGGGGAGGCCGACACCCTACGGCGCGAGGACGCGCTGGCCTACGCCGGCAGGATGGAGGCGTTTGTGCGGGACGTCCGCCGCGACCTCGCCTTGCCCAACCTCCTCGTCATCCAG GTTGGGATCGCGACGGCGCAGTGGCAGGGGAATAAGCAGGGgaagtggctcgatttggtgcgGAAGCAGCAGAGGGCGGTGCGGGTGGCGAACCTCAAGTACGTGGACGCCATGGGGCTCCCCCTCGCCAACGACATCACGCACCTCACCACGCAGGCCCAGGTCCGGCTCGGCAAGATGCTCGCCGACGCATACATCGCCACGCTCTGA